One genomic region from Shewanella aestuarii encodes:
- a CDS encoding VOC family protein — translation MFSHIMIGANDIAASKKFYDAILGALGYAPGKIDEHGRCFYMTSSGIFALTKPINGEAATYANGGTIGFTASSPEQADAWYAAGVANGGVGCEDAPGVRHSPFGPLYLAYLRDPTGNKICAMHRG, via the coding sequence ATGTTTAGTCACATCATGATTGGCGCTAACGATATTGCCGCTTCAAAAAAATTTTACGACGCTATTTTAGGCGCTTTAGGCTATGCCCCAGGGAAAATTGATGAACACGGTCGCTGTTTTTATATGACATCTAGCGGAATTTTTGCTCTTACAAAACCTATTAATGGTGAAGCAGCCACTTACGCTAACGGCGGAACCATTGGCTTTACAGCCTCAAGCCCTGAACAAGCAGATGCTTGGTACGCAGCAGGAGTGGCTAATGGTGGCGTGGGCTGTGAAGATGCACCAGGTGTTCGTCATAGCCCATTTGGTCCTTTATATCTGGCTTATTTACGCGACCCAACAGGCAACAAGATCTGCGCAATGCATCGCGGCTAA